Proteins from one Impatiens glandulifera chromosome 2, dImpGla2.1, whole genome shotgun sequence genomic window:
- the LOC124928206 gene encoding uncharacterized protein LOC124928206 — protein MSTQKSQRKRDLSESEYTESDEDVREYEIGDRRTKKDKEAPKTKASTSKRVKMVISPKRLMKKGWTNRDGWIEANIIRSYLEMPFCIKFGMFWLIFLVILMEQIQVVGEFHFQMCFANL, from the exons ATGAGTACACAAAAATCTCAAAGAAAACGGGATCTAAGTGAATCTGAATATACAGAATCTGACGAG GATGTACGTGAATATGAAATTGGTGATAGAAGAACAAAAAAAGACAAAGAGGCTCCAAAGACGAAAGCTTCAACTtctaaacgtgtcaaaatggtTATATCCCCCAAACGTCTGATGAAGAAG GGTTGGACAAATAGAGATGGATGGATTGAAGCTAACATAATTAGGAGTTATTTGGAAATGccattttgtataaaatttggCATGTTTTGGTTAATATTTTTGGTCATATTAATGGAACAAATCCAAGTAGTTGGTGAATTTCATTTCCAAATGTGTTTTGCAAATTTGTGA